In Hevea brasiliensis isolate MT/VB/25A 57/8 chromosome 13, ASM3005281v1, whole genome shotgun sequence, a single genomic region encodes these proteins:
- the LOC110657104 gene encoding iron-sulfur cluster assembly protein 1 — protein MLRLASKRLLGQAPPRPAQILSRFYHENVIDHFNNPRNVGSFDKNDPTVGTGLVGAPACGDVMKLQIKVDEKTGEIVDARFKTFGCGSAIASSSVATEWVKGKQMEEVLTIKNTEIAKHLSLPPVKLHCSMLAEDAIKAAVKDYQTKRAKVNGTPDAAPVEQAAQA, from the exons ATGCTGAGGCTTGCGTCGAAGAGATTGCTTGGGCAGGCGCCTCCACGGCCCGCTCAGATCCTGTCGCGTTTCTACCACGAGAACGTGATCGATCACTTCAATAACCCCCGTAACGTCGGTTCCTTCGACAAGAACGATCCGACAGTGGGAACGGGGCTCGTCGGTGCTCCAGCTTGTGGGGATGTCATGAAGCTGCAGATTAAGGTCGACGAGAAGACTGGAGAGATTGTTGATGCTCGCTTCAAGACTTTCGGCTGTGGCTCCGCGATTGCCTCCTCTTCTGTAG CTACTGAATGGGTCAAAGGGAAACAGATGGAGGAAGTTTTAACCATAAAAAATAC GGAGATTGCAAAGCATCTTTCTCTTCCACCAGTGAAGCTTCACTGCAGCATGCTTGCCGAGGATGCTATCAAGGCAGCTGTAAAGGATTACCAAACAAAACGTGCAAAAGTTAATGGCACTCCTGATGCTGCACCTGTTGAGCAAGCTGCTCAAGCTTGA